One Setaria viridis chromosome 5, Setaria_viridis_v4.0, whole genome shotgun sequence genomic region harbors:
- the LOC140222827 gene encoding uncharacterized protein: MDHVPVYIILFVMFYSIFHIKMNRKMPLIPTIQKLDRAFSIVGFAAQLKPNVFDGTNYKRWVDRLELWLTAINVWFITKERPVGPHTSTEDSVYMSADNLFKGAVISVLAENLIDSYMQLPSGKVVWDALQANFKVSNAGSELHIMEQFYDYKMVDDRSVVEEAHELHALAKDLVNVKCELPDKFVAGGIIAKLPPSWRNFATTLKHKRQEFTVAGLFSTLDVEEKARAKDSRARGNEGGSSAHMVQKRNFQSHKNKGKVKVEHKSTQTTNFKKNKNNKGKCFVCGGSNKDCKDRKDS, translated from the coding sequence ATGGATCATGTTCCTGTTTACATTATCTTATTTGTCatgttttattctatatttcACATTAAAATGAACCGTAAAATGCCTCTgattccaacaatccaaaaacttgATAGGGCTTTTTCGATAGTTGGCTTTGCTGCACAATTGAAACCGAATGTATTTGATGGAACGAATTACAAGAGATGGGTTGACAGACTCGAGTTGTGGCTCACGGCTATAAACGTGTGGTTCATTACCAAAGAGCGTCCCGTGGGACCGCACACCTCTACAGAGGATAGTGTGTACATGTCTGCTGACAATTTGTTCAAAGGGGCTGTGATCAGTGTTCTGGCTGAGAACTTGATTGATTCATACATGCAGCTTCCCTCTGGCAAAGTAGTGTGGGATGCACTTCAGGCAAATTTCAAAGTATCTAATGCAGGGAGCGAGTTGCACATCATGGAGCAGTTctatgactacaagatggtcGATGATCGTTCTGTAGTTGAAGAGGCTCATGAGTTACATGCTCTTGCAAAGGATCTTGTCAATGTTAAGTGTGAGCTGCCGGATAAATTTGTGGCCGGTGGCATCATTGCCAAATTGCCTCCTTCATGGAGGAACTTTGCTACTACTCTGAAACACAAGAGACAGGAGTTTACTGTAGCTGGTCTTTTCAGCACTCTTGATGTTGAAGAAAAGGCGAGAGCAAAGGATTCACGTGCGCGTGGCAATGAGGGAGGTTCTAGCGCCCATATGGTGCAGAAAAGGAACTTCCAATCCCACAAGAATAAGGGAAAAGTGAAAGTTGAGCACAAGTCTACTCAGACTACCAACTTTAAGAAAAATAAGAACAACAAGGGAAAGTGCTTTGTGTGTGGTGGTTCTAACAAGGATTGCAAGGATCGCAAGGACAGTTAG